In Bacteroidia bacterium, a genomic segment contains:
- a CDS encoding endonuclease/exonuclease/phosphatase family protein — translation MKKKNRGLFYLLFTGLFLFFALITFMGAVAPWVSVKIFSFIQLIPAFLPFLLPLFLVAFFYYFRKSVRWMAVSLAAIFCCIWVAEKDVVFRKKSTLEEGQLTIASFNVGTFDFKPAKIDTVAALIRSMDPDVISLQEFRNHKLAGNIHSLDYLKEKLEMPFAAFVHLPVHIHGAVIFSRYPIVAIDTLFLPQKEINSGILATVETPIGKVGVANIHLSSFQAAQTLEENEKVKDKFQGVWDRVKIVLPLQQEKVKMVLEKTMVYPYPLIIAGDFNSPPHTRIGNQFRSRFSDSFAEGGSGIGWTYPLVGPLGLRIDYQYYTRELQVLNHKIFHSHVSDHYPIQATYHLVP, via the coding sequence ATGAAAAAAAAGAATAGAGGTCTTTTTTACCTCTTATTTACAGGCTTGTTCCTCTTTTTTGCGCTGATTACGTTTATGGGCGCAGTTGCGCCATGGGTAAGCGTAAAGATATTTTCGTTTATACAATTAATCCCGGCATTTCTGCCGTTTTTGCTTCCTCTGTTTCTGGTGGCTTTTTTCTATTATTTTAGAAAGTCGGTACGGTGGATGGCGGTTTCCCTGGCAGCCATATTCTGTTGTATCTGGGTAGCAGAAAAAGATGTGGTGTTTCGTAAAAAGAGCACATTGGAAGAAGGGCAATTGACGATTGCCTCTTTCAACGTCGGAACCTTCGACTTTAAACCTGCAAAAATAGACACGGTAGCAGCTCTGATCAGAAGTATGGATCCGGATGTGATTTCCCTTCAGGAATTTCGCAACCACAAACTGGCTGGTAATATTCATTCGCTTGACTATCTGAAAGAAAAACTGGAAATGCCTTTTGCTGCATTTGTACATTTGCCCGTACATATTCATGGGGCGGTTATATTTTCCCGATATCCGATTGTTGCGATCGATACGTTGTTTTTACCTCAAAAAGAGATCAATAGCGGTATCCTGGCAACTGTTGAAACCCCGATAGGGAAGGTGGGTGTAGCAAATATTCATCTCAGTTCTTTTCAGGCTGCCCAAACGCTCGAAGAAAATGAAAAGGTAAAGGATAAGTTTCAGGGCGTATGGGACAGGGTGAAAATCGTTTTGCCACTTCAGCAGGAAAAGGTAAAGATGGTGCTCGAAAAAACCATGGTTTATCCCTATCCGCTGATTATTGCCGGGGATTTTAACTCTCCCCCGCATACCCGTATCGGCAATCAGTTTCGCAGCCGTTTTTCAGATAGTTTTGCAGAAGGAGGAAGTGGAATCGGTTGGACTTATCCATTGGTTGGGCCTTTGGGCTTGCGTATTGATTATCAATACTATACACGCGAGTTGCAGGTTTTAAACCATAAAATTTTCCACTCCCATGTATCAGATCATTACCCGATACAAGCCACTTACCATCTGGTACCATAA
- a CDS encoding glycosyltransferase: protein MLWLFIVCGLVYLLLQGWMFTGWIKTPRTTPPADILPVSVIIAAHNELENLKKFLPSVLSLDYDNYEVVVALDRCDDGSLEWLSALKNDRLILVDIRQTPTGWAPKKWALTEGIRTARYEHLVFTDADCQPGKYWLLEVNKHFSGETELILGVGPYFSYPGLLNRFIQFETFYAAYQYIGLTVRGIPYMGVGRNIAYTRTFFERNGGFEKFRSRLSGDDDLLVNAFARNTHTAVMVSTPSQVFSEPKHTFSTWFRQKLRHVSASGAYSVKTKLILGIFHVSHSGFYLFGLLLCMNNLTGWGFFSLYIIRITLSGILLGKIADNIGMRRIIWLYPVLDFLFFIYNLSAVPIGLTRKPSWI from the coding sequence ATGTTGTGGCTGTTTATCGTTTGCGGACTCGTGTATTTGCTGCTGCAAGGGTGGATGTTTACCGGTTGGATAAAAACGCCCCGGACAACCCCGCCGGCGGATATCCTGCCTGTCTCAGTCATTATTGCCGCGCACAATGAACTTGAAAACCTGAAGAAATTCCTCCCGTCCGTATTGTCTCTGGATTATGATAATTATGAGGTTGTGGTGGCACTGGACCGTTGTGATGACGGAAGTCTTGAATGGCTTTCCGCATTAAAAAACGACCGGTTAATCCTTGTAGATATCCGTCAAACGCCCACAGGCTGGGCACCCAAAAAATGGGCATTGACAGAAGGAATCCGGACAGCCAGGTACGAACACCTGGTATTTACCGATGCCGATTGTCAGCCCGGCAAATACTGGTTGCTGGAAGTGAATAAACACTTCTCCGGCGAGACCGAACTCATCCTGGGGGTGGGACCCTATTTTTCCTACCCGGGGCTGCTCAACCGGTTTATACAATTTGAGACATTTTACGCGGCGTATCAGTATATCGGTCTGACTGTCAGGGGAATTCCCTATATGGGCGTCGGGAGAAATATCGCCTATACCCGCACTTTTTTTGAGCGAAATGGCGGATTTGAAAAATTTCGAAGCAGGCTTTCCGGAGATGATGATTTATTGGTGAATGCATTCGCCCGAAACACACACACGGCAGTCATGGTTTCCACCCCAAGTCAGGTATTTTCCGAACCCAAACACACTTTTTCTACATGGTTTCGGCAGAAGTTACGGCATGTGAGTGCGTCAGGTGCCTATTCGGTGAAAACAAAACTCATTCTCGGAATATTTCACGTCTCCCATAGTGGATTTTATCTGTTTGGGTTGCTTCTTTGTATGAACAACCTAACAGGTTGGGGATTTTTTTCGTTATATATCATAAGAATTACACTTAGCGGGATATTGTTGGGAAAGATTGCAGACAACATTGGTATGCGACGTATAATCTGGCTATATCCTGTTTTGGATTTTTTGTTTTTTATCTACAATTTATCGGCCGTTCCGATTGGACTAACCAGAAAGCCTTCATGGATTTAA
- a CDS encoding DUF6576 domain-containing protein yields the protein MDVQKEIKDFLQRHKTVGWLIGLMVGGFILQVLLLLVFALIDNKPAYQSVMYALTLPYSLKTWLTQPWSIITWPLFMAKIDPLRLLVNGLILFAFGRIHQQVLGELRTRRLVMLSVPLIGLLTIAFSSMFTFETTTIPTGVDKSVAIEMQADAPQVLEAAVYSAAIHPNHLHASGMIALIMVLVVSAITLVPNYPIQLFLFGQVRIVWVGVILLGIELMWAGFTTPLGIALIVGAVLGYLHVFLLKSGTDITEIIWSYYQDSKPKPKMTVKYGSAFPESKKPGSAKTERKSVITQDIIDDILDKINDKGYDSLTREEKELLFKASSQKEDEKKE from the coding sequence ATGGACGTCCAAAAAGAGATAAAAGACTTTCTTCAGCGGCACAAAACTGTGGGATGGCTGATTGGCCTGATGGTAGGCGGCTTTATATTGCAGGTACTGTTACTTCTCGTTTTTGCACTGATCGACAATAAACCTGCCTATCAGTCTGTGATGTATGCACTGACTTTGCCGTATTCGCTGAAAACCTGGCTTACCCAACCCTGGAGTATTATTACCTGGCCACTGTTTATGGCAAAAATTGACCCCTTACGCCTGTTGGTCAATGGTTTGATTTTATTCGCTTTTGGAAGAATTCACCAGCAGGTGTTGGGTGAATTGCGCACACGACGCCTGGTCATGTTGTCAGTACCACTGATCGGGCTGTTGACCATTGCGTTCTCGTCTATGTTTACATTCGAAACTACGACAATCCCCACAGGCGTCGATAAGTCTGTGGCAATAGAAATGCAGGCAGACGCGCCTCAAGTGCTGGAAGCCGCGGTTTATTCAGCCGCCATTCACCCCAATCACCTGCATGCTTCGGGTATGATTGCCCTGATTATGGTATTGGTGGTATCCGCCATTACTCTGGTTCCCAATTACCCGATTCAGCTATTTTTGTTTGGGCAGGTGCGGATCGTCTGGGTAGGGGTCATTTTACTGGGTATTGAGCTCATGTGGGCAGGGTTCACTACGCCGTTGGGCATTGCGCTGATCGTGGGTGCCGTACTCGGATATTTGCATGTTTTTTTGCTGAAAAGCGGTACAGATATTACTGAAATTATCTGGTCCTATTATCAGGACAGTAAACCCAAGCCCAAAATGACGGTGAAATACGGCTCTGCCTTCCCTGAAAGTAAGAAGCCCGGTTCCGCTAAGACAGAGCGTAAAAGTGTCATTACCCAGGACATCATCGATGATATTCTCGACAAGATCAACGATAAAGGTTACGACAGCCTGACCCGGGAAGAGAAAGAATTACTATTTAAAGCATCAAGCCAGAAAGAGGATGAAAAAAAAGAATAG
- a CDS encoding rhomboid family intramembrane serine protease, with product MTQITPVVKNLIIVNVIVFLLLFIPYTSWLQYFFVLGKSNALGFRTGNFFPFEPYQLVTSFFAHTAVFHLLFNMFALYSIGTPVEMALGPRRFLKFYLFCGVVAALVLAFLDPQNNPVLGASTAISGILAAYGIMFPHSRLSFFFLPPIEAKTLFIGAAIISAVLALLQVAGEGVAEMSNISHFGHLAGMLAGVLFFYLEKYIPFLRN from the coding sequence ATGACACAGATTACACCGGTTGTCAAAAACCTGATCATTGTGAATGTTATTGTCTTCCTGTTGCTGTTTATTCCCTATACCAGCTGGTTGCAGTACTTTTTTGTTCTGGGGAAAAGCAATGCATTAGGTTTCCGCACAGGGAATTTTTTCCCGTTTGAGCCCTATCAGCTCGTAACCAGTTTTTTTGCGCATACTGCCGTTTTTCACCTGCTGTTTAATATGTTTGCGCTGTATTCGATCGGTACTCCGGTCGAAATGGCATTGGGCCCCCGCCGGTTTTTAAAGTTTTACTTATTCTGTGGAGTTGTCGCGGCGCTCGTACTCGCTTTCCTTGATCCGCAGAACAATCCTGTGCTGGGAGCTTCTACTGCCATATCGGGAATATTGGCGGCTTATGGAATCATGTTTCCCCATTCCCGGCTCAGCTTTTTCTTTCTTCCGCCAATAGAAGCCAAAACTTTGTTTATCGGCGCAGCTATTATATCTGCGGTACTGGCATTGTTGCAGGTAGCGGGAGAAGGCGTGGCGGAAATGAGCAATATTTCGCACTTCGGACACCTGGCGGGTATGTTGGCCGGGGTATTGTTTTTTTACCTCGAAAAATACATACCTTTCCTGCGCAATTAA
- the cysS gene encoding cysteine--tRNA ligase, with translation MESLTVYNSITRKKEVFEPMQPPFVGMYVCGPTVYGNAHLGHARSAITFDTVFRYLQHLGYKVRYVRNITDVGHLENDGEEGDSKVEKQARVEQLEPMEVAQRYYNSYVNDMTALNLLRPSIEPRATGHIPEQIEAIEEILKNGYAYVTNGSVYFDVEAYNKDFRYGILSGRDLENMMADSRSNLEGQNEKKNPADFALWKNASPSHIMRWNSPWGVGFPGWHIECTVMSTKYLGVKYDIHGGGMDLIFPHHEAEIAQSNACNCQLPEEKHGEARYWLHNNMITYEGQKMGKSLGNAISLHQFFSGEHPLLEQAYSPANIRFFILQAHYRSTLDFSNQALQAADKALKRMADSIKRLNAIQPDVRAVAINPEFEQNLASFEADVTSFMNDDFNTAKVIARMFDTLPVVNQLFKDKTGGFAVNPDTFHRFRTFFHTVFSDWLGLKAESDEGGQARETIDGLMNVILQLRGQARKDKNWAASDLIRDELSKVNIKLEDTKEGTDWYYEQ, from the coding sequence ATGGAATCACTGACAGTCTATAACTCAATCACAAGGAAAAAAGAAGTATTCGAACCAATGCAGCCGCCTTTTGTCGGTATGTATGTCTGCGGACCTACCGTGTATGGCAATGCGCACCTGGGGCATGCCCGCTCGGCGATTACTTTTGACACGGTATTCAGATACCTTCAGCATCTTGGCTACAAAGTTCGTTATGTTAGAAACATCACTGATGTAGGGCATCTCGAAAATGACGGGGAAGAAGGGGATAGCAAAGTGGAAAAACAGGCGAGAGTTGAACAACTCGAACCGATGGAGGTCGCACAGCGGTATTATAATTCTTACGTGAATGATATGACCGCGCTTAATCTGCTTCGCCCCAGTATTGAGCCCCGAGCGACCGGGCATATTCCCGAACAAATCGAGGCGATTGAAGAGATTCTCAAAAATGGTTATGCCTATGTGACCAATGGTTCTGTCTATTTCGATGTGGAGGCTTATAATAAAGATTTTCGCTACGGAATTCTTTCAGGTCGTGATCTGGAAAATATGATGGCCGATTCCCGCAGCAACCTGGAAGGCCAGAACGAAAAGAAAAATCCGGCAGATTTTGCCCTCTGGAAAAATGCCAGTCCCTCGCATATTATGCGGTGGAATTCGCCCTGGGGCGTAGGTTTTCCCGGCTGGCATATCGAATGTACGGTCATGAGTACCAAGTATCTGGGGGTAAAATACGATATTCACGGTGGCGGAATGGATTTGATCTTCCCGCACCATGAAGCCGAAATCGCCCAGTCTAATGCATGCAACTGCCAGCTTCCTGAAGAGAAACATGGCGAAGCCCGCTACTGGCTCCACAATAATATGATCACCTACGAAGGGCAGAAGATGGGAAAATCACTGGGGAACGCGATCAGCCTCCATCAGTTTTTTTCGGGTGAACATCCCTTGCTGGAACAGGCCTATTCACCTGCGAATATCCGGTTTTTTATCCTTCAGGCTCACTACCGGAGCACCCTTGACTTTTCAAATCAGGCACTTCAGGCTGCCGATAAGGCACTGAAACGAATGGCCGATTCGATCAAACGGCTGAATGCCATTCAGCCCGATGTCAGAGCTGTTGCGATTAATCCTGAGTTTGAACAGAACCTGGCCTCCTTCGAGGCAGATGTGACGTCATTTATGAATGACGACTTTAATACAGCCAAGGTTATCGCCCGTATGTTTGACACCTTACCGGTTGTCAACCAGCTGTTTAAAGACAAAACCGGAGGGTTTGCCGTAAATCCCGATACTTTTCATCGCTTCCGCACATTTTTCCATACGGTCTTCTCTGACTGGCTGGGACTGAAAGCAGAGTCTGATGAAGGGGGACAGGCCCGCGAAACCATCGATGGGTTGATGAATGTGATCCTTCAGCTCAGAGGACAAGCCCGTAAAGATAAAAACTGGGCAGCTTCTGATCTGATCAGAGATGAGCTTTCTAAAGTGAATATTAAACTGGAGGACACCAAAGAAGGTACCGACTGGTATTATGAACAGTAA
- a CDS encoding M28 family peptidase translates to MNSKISTIRAISLLLLAGGICFFLSSCNGGTGEKNHKDTPPPAKDIPVPVFQAENAYAAIEKQLSFGPRVPNTAGHAACADWIISQLEAAGAKVITQPAVVQAFNNTPLNMINIIGSFQPEKQRRVMLTAHWDTRPFADQDSVRKDEPIPGANDGASGVGVLLEIARILGQDSTNIGVDIVFWDAEDYGNSDVPNSYCLGSQYWTQNKHKPGYTAMYGINLDMVGAKNAVFSKEGHSLQYAPNAVEKIWRQAHLLGFGQYFSIQRTDPIIDDHVYISVKGGIGTVDIIDQPEGRGFFEHWHTHGDNLDVISKETLQAVGQTLLAVIYKEE, encoded by the coding sequence ATGAACAGTAAAATATCAACAATACGCGCAATATCCCTTCTGCTTCTGGCGGGGGGGATATGCTTTTTTCTTTCCTCCTGCAACGGCGGGACTGGAGAAAAAAATCACAAGGATACTCCGCCTCCGGCCAAAGATATTCCTGTTCCGGTCTTTCAGGCTGAAAATGCCTATGCTGCTATCGAAAAACAACTTTCCTTTGGTCCTCGTGTGCCCAATACTGCCGGCCATGCTGCCTGTGCAGACTGGATCATTTCTCAGTTGGAAGCTGCTGGTGCAAAAGTTATCACACAACCCGCAGTCGTTCAGGCGTTTAACAATACTCCGCTGAATATGATCAATATTATCGGGTCGTTTCAACCGGAAAAACAACGAAGGGTAATGCTGACTGCACACTGGGATACAAGGCCTTTTGCAGATCAGGACAGTGTGAGAAAAGACGAACCCATCCCAGGTGCAAATGACGGTGCCAGTGGCGTTGGGGTTTTGCTTGAAATTGCACGTATCCTCGGGCAGGATTCTACCAATATTGGGGTGGACATTGTCTTCTGGGATGCAGAGGATTATGGAAATTCGGACGTGCCCAATTCCTATTGCCTGGGATCTCAATACTGGACTCAAAACAAACATAAACCCGGCTATACGGCCATGTATGGTATCAACCTCGATATGGTAGGGGCCAAAAATGCTGTATTCTCCAAAGAAGGGCATTCACTTCAATACGCGCCCAATGCAGTAGAGAAAATATGGCGTCAGGCTCATTTACTGGGATTTGGTCAGTATTTCTCCATTCAACGAACCGATCCAATCATCGATGACCATGTATATATAAGCGTCAAGGGGGGAATTGGCACGGTGGATATTATTGATCAACCCGAAGGACGTGGTTTTTTTGAGCATTGGCATACCCATGGAGATAATCTCGACGTGATCTCCAAAGAGACGCTGCAGGCCGTAGGTCAGACGCTGCTGGCTGTGATTTATAAGGAAGAATAG
- the mutL gene encoding DNA mismatch repair endonuclease MutL — protein sequence MQNLIQLLPDAIANQIAAGEVVQRPASVVKELLENAVDAGASRVELILKNAGKILIQVADNGCGMSAQDARMCFERHATSKIRTQDDLFNIRTLGFRGEALASVAAVAQVRLRTRQHEEELGTEIQIEASEIKSQSPCTTPPGTVFSVKNLFFNVPARRNFLKSNPVESRHVLNEFIHVALGNPSIRMSLNHNETLVYDLPESSLEQRIVDLLGQDLKGKLKYVEEATGYVKISGYIGDPAVYRKSRGEQFFFINNRFIRSNYLHHAVANAYQEFIPGDAHPFYCIFLEIDPVHVDINIHPTKTEVKFDDERTLYVLLQSIVKRGLGETQQAPEFDFTDSDLKHTIYQSSPEPDSGSGLTVGSFPRTRKPEVPGGMNWDLLYGNETVGKSTFSEEKPAKITRTPGLFETTVPARPVLSEDAVIAQFMQSWILAQKEDQLYLIDQNLAHQRILYEKFLHANKDNRLPCQQLLFPQTMEFSPLDFSSLEEAEPVLTRMGFEIKEFGRNTMIFYGMPAGIAPGKLKEIVDQVLNDIRQIGTTRVEERLQEGVAKAVAYRSAVTSSQKLSMIEMKNIASDLFRCDVPGFSPTGKPTFKVITSIELEEYFR from the coding sequence ATGCAGAACCTGATACAATTATTACCGGACGCTATTGCAAATCAGATTGCCGCGGGGGAGGTTGTCCAACGACCTGCTTCCGTAGTAAAAGAATTGCTCGAAAATGCCGTGGACGCTGGCGCCTCAAGGGTAGAACTGATTCTGAAAAATGCCGGAAAAATCCTGATTCAGGTTGCTGACAATGGTTGCGGAATGTCTGCTCAGGATGCGAGAATGTGTTTTGAACGCCACGCTACCTCCAAAATCCGTACGCAGGACGATCTGTTTAATATACGCACCCTTGGCTTTCGCGGTGAGGCTTTGGCTTCTGTCGCTGCGGTAGCGCAGGTGAGGCTTCGCACGCGTCAACACGAAGAAGAACTCGGCACTGAAATCCAGATTGAAGCCAGTGAAATCAAAAGCCAGTCGCCGTGTACCACACCTCCTGGAACGGTATTTTCGGTGAAAAACCTGTTTTTTAACGTTCCTGCCCGGCGCAATTTCCTGAAGTCCAATCCCGTCGAATCCCGGCACGTGCTTAACGAATTTATCCACGTGGCACTTGGCAATCCCAGCATACGGATGTCGCTCAATCACAATGAGACGCTGGTGTATGACCTGCCCGAATCCTCGCTGGAACAGCGCATCGTCGATCTTTTGGGACAAGATCTTAAAGGAAAACTCAAGTATGTGGAAGAAGCAACCGGTTATGTGAAAATCTCGGGCTATATCGGCGACCCGGCAGTTTACCGCAAAAGCCGTGGTGAACAGTTTTTTTTCATCAACAACCGGTTTATTCGCAGCAACTATCTGCATCATGCAGTGGCAAATGCCTACCAGGAGTTTATTCCCGGTGACGCCCATCCTTTTTACTGCATATTTCTCGAAATAGATCCCGTACACGTAGATATCAATATTCACCCTACCAAAACTGAGGTGAAATTTGACGACGAACGAACCCTGTATGTATTGCTCCAAAGTATCGTAAAACGCGGGCTGGGAGAAACACAACAGGCGCCAGAGTTTGACTTTACCGATTCTGACCTCAAACATACCATTTATCAGTCATCGCCAGAACCAGACTCTGGCAGTGGGCTTACCGTTGGGAGTTTTCCCCGTACCCGCAAACCCGAAGTGCCCGGTGGCATGAACTGGGATCTGCTATACGGAAACGAAACAGTAGGAAAATCCACATTTTCAGAAGAGAAACCTGCAAAAATTACCCGTACGCCAGGTTTATTTGAAACCACCGTTCCTGCCCGGCCGGTCTTATCGGAAGATGCCGTGATTGCTCAGTTTATGCAGTCGTGGATTCTGGCACAGAAAGAAGACCAGTTGTATTTGATAGATCAGAATCTGGCGCATCAGCGGATTTTGTATGAAAAGTTTCTTCACGCAAATAAAGATAACCGTCTTCCCTGCCAGCAGTTGTTGTTTCCCCAAACGATGGAGTTCTCTCCCCTCGATTTTTCTTCCCTGGAGGAAGCCGAACCGGTACTGACCCGCATGGGATTTGAGATTAAGGAGTTTGGGCGAAATACCATGATATTTTACGGTATGCCCGCCGGAATTGCGCCGGGAAAACTAAAAGAAATTGTCGATCAGGTGTTGAATGATATACGGCAGATCGGCACTACCCGCGTTGAGGAGCGGTTGCAGGAAGGCGTAGCAAAAGCTGTGGCTTATCGCTCTGCCGTAACCTCCAGCCAGAAATTGAGTATGATAGAAATGAAAAATATCGCTTCTGATCTTTTTCGTTGTGATGTGCCGGGCTTTTCACCAACAGGTAAACCCACTTTCAAGGTAATCACATCGATAGAGTTGGAAGAATACTTCAGATAA
- a CDS encoding transglycosylase domain-containing protein, with protein sequence MNTTTLKDHFDQIYTTCEKVIHRRPKLFGVMATVLWALALSILMIQAVVWEWITPLPASDELAHISNPTASEVYSIDGVLLGKFYLENRKDVSFSELPRHLIDALVATEDVRFFSHDGVDTRSLIRVFVKSLILRSESAGGGSTITQQLAKNLFPRQTFALFSLPINKVRESEIAHRLEKIYTKEEIMVLYLNTVSFGENVFGLEVAANRFFNTTTAQLTPEQSAVLIGMLKAPTAYNPRIHPDAAQGRRNVVFSQMVKYDFVPEATGDSLKAIPLTINYSFQSHNTGLAPYFREHLRMELDQWCKKTFKADGSTYNLYTDGLKIYTTIHSGLQKYAESAAQSHLKTLQKAFDRNWSTKNKEKSTGEMVSQALRKSKRYQSLQKQGYDAAAIDSILRIPIPMKIFDWEGEQSVEMSPRDSILHDAFMLHCGLLAIDPQNGQVRAWVGGIDHSYFQYDHVTCLRQTGSIFKPIVYAAALEAGESPCEFISNEKTVFAAYNNWSPKNSDNVYGGEYSMQGALAHSVNVVAVNLIMKIGVEKVVEMSRRLGIRHDLPEVPSLALGAADLSLEEMTGVYSSFVNGGNFFAPTHILRIENSEGHILLETSAIPPKRAMSERTASMLTYMLESVVNEGTARSLRTRYGLKNDIAGKTGTSQAQADGWFIGATPDLVVGAWVGADDQRVHFPSLTQGQGASTALPIVAQFLQKTYADKEFAYMKKTPFTFPSDEIMDELNCDDFWFPLSMSDFQEWWQAQKEKEAAGKK encoded by the coding sequence ATGAACACAACTACGCTCAAAGACCATTTTGACCAGATTTACACCACCTGCGAAAAAGTGATTCATCGCAGGCCGAAACTGTTTGGTGTAATGGCGACGGTATTATGGGCTTTGGCTTTAAGTATTTTGATGATCCAGGCTGTGGTTTGGGAATGGATCACCCCGCTACCCGCTTCTGACGAACTGGCTCATATCAGCAATCCGACAGCCTCAGAGGTATATTCAATCGACGGTGTTTTATTGGGGAAATTTTACCTCGAAAACCGAAAGGACGTTTCCTTCTCCGAACTTCCCCGACATTTGATTGACGCATTGGTGGCAACAGAGGATGTGCGTTTTTTTTCACACGATGGTGTGGACACCCGAAGTCTGATACGGGTGTTTGTCAAATCGCTGATTCTCCGCAGCGAATCCGCAGGCGGGGGAAGTACAATTACCCAGCAACTGGCAAAAAACCTGTTCCCCAGACAGACATTCGCACTATTTTCCCTGCCTATCAACAAAGTCCGCGAATCAGAAATTGCCCACAGGCTGGAGAAAATCTATACCAAGGAAGAAATTATGGTTCTGTACCTCAATACCGTCTCCTTCGGGGAAAATGTATTTGGCCTTGAGGTCGCAGCCAACCGGTTTTTTAATACCACTACCGCTCAACTAACGCCTGAACAGTCTGCGGTTTTAATCGGGATGCTCAAAGCACCGACAGCCTATAATCCGCGTATCCATCCCGACGCTGCACAGGGCAGGCGAAATGTGGTTTTCTCACAAATGGTCAAATATGACTTCGTACCTGAAGCTACCGGCGACTCACTGAAAGCCATTCCTCTTACGATCAACTACAGCTTTCAGTCCCACAACACCGGGCTTGCCCCCTATTTTCGCGAACACCTGCGAATGGAGCTGGACCAATGGTGCAAAAAGACCTTTAAAGCCGACGGTAGCACCTACAACCTCTATACCGACGGACTGAAAATTTATACAACCATCCATTCGGGTTTGCAGAAATATGCAGAATCGGCAGCCCAAAGCCACCTCAAAACGCTCCAAAAAGCTTTTGACCGGAACTGGAGCACCAAAAACAAAGAAAAAAGTACGGGCGAAATGGTCAGCCAGGCCCTGCGAAAAAGTAAACGTTATCAGTCTCTGCAAAAACAGGGTTATGATGCAGCCGCGATAGACAGCATCCTTCGTATCCCTATTCCCATGAAAATATTCGACTGGGAAGGCGAACAGTCTGTAGAAATGAGTCCGCGCGACTCTATCCTTCACGATGCATTTATGCTGCACTGCGGTTTGCTGGCGATCGACCCGCAAAACGGACAGGTACGCGCATGGGTCGGCGGCATAGACCACAGCTATTTTCAGTACGACCACGTAACCTGCCTCCGGCAGACAGGTTCGATATTCAAACCCATCGTATATGCGGCGGCACTGGAAGCGGGAGAATCGCCCTGCGAATTTATTTCCAATGAAAAAACCGTATTTGCAGCCTACAACAACTGGTCGCCCAAAAATTCGGATAATGTATATGGGGGCGAATATTCGATGCAGGGCGCACTGGCGCACTCTGTAAATGTGGTAGCGGTAAACCTGATCATGAAAATCGGGGTGGAAAAAGTGGTCGAAATGTCGCGGCGGCTGGGGATCAGGCACGACCTGCCGGAAGTACCTTCGCTTGCCCTGGGTGCTGCCGATCTTTCGCTGGAAGAAATGACAGGGGTTTACAGTTCGTTTGTCAATGGCGGCAATTTTTTTGCGCCCACCCATATTCTCCGGATCGAAAATTCTGAGGGCCATATTCTCCTTGAGACATCGGCTATTCCCCCTAAAAGAGCCATGAGCGAGCGTACCGCCTCGATGCTCACCTATATGCTCGAAAGCGTGGTCAACGAGGGCACAGCCCGAAGCCTTCGCACCCGTTACGGACTCAAAAACGACATTGCCGGAAAAACAGGCACATCACAGGCCCAGGCCGACGGCTGGTTTATCGGCGCGACACCCGATCTGGTGGTAGGCGCATGGGTGGGAGCAGACGATCAGCGGGTACATTTCCCCTCTCTCACACAGGGACAGGGCGCGAGTACCGCACTCCCGATTGTGGCGCAATTTTTACAAAAGACCTATGCGGACAAAGAGTTTGCCTATATGAAAAAGACACCCTTTACGTTCCCATCCGATGAAATCATGGACGAGCTGAATTGCGATGATTTTTGGTTTCCGCTGTCAATGAGCGATTTTCAGGAATGGTGGCAGGCACAGAAAGAGAAGGAAGCGGCGGGGAAGAAGTAG